Proteins from a genomic interval of Onychostoma macrolepis isolate SWU-2019 chromosome 17, ASM1243209v1, whole genome shotgun sequence:
- the htr7a gene encoding 5-hydroxytryptamine receptor 7 isoform X1, producing the protein MVLGDTNRSTVAQSHGETMKSLMGEERALETGASVETSNGMMISEVLIPRLFKIAHESGEVAVAAGSGSLEMKPSSSPILLEMMEVANGTRCAEQILSYGEVEKVLIGGVLTMLTLITICGNLLVVISVCFVKKLRQPSNYLIVSLALADLSVALAVMPFVSITDLIGGRWIFGKFFCNVFIAMDVMCCTASIMTLCVISIDRYLGITRPLTYPVRQNGWCMAKMVLSVWLLSASITLPPLFGWAQNVNDDRVCLISQDFGYTIYSTAVAFYIPMTVMLVMYYRIYRAAKLSAAKHTITGFPRAGQEEEEEDEAEGADGAEEHVEVDCVTVAIKLQREVEECARLPRLLRGVGRRSSDRRSISIFKREQKAAATLGIVVGAFTVCWLPFFLLSTARPFICGTECSCIPLWVERTLLWLGYANSLINPFIYAFFNRDLRTTYRSLLSCRYRNINRRLSAAGMHEALRLVERPEVVVSG; encoded by the exons ATGGTGCTGGGTGATACCAACAGATCAACTGTCGCGCAAAGCCACGGAGAAACTATGAAGTCCTTGATGGGCGAGGAGCGCGCGCTAGAGACAGGTGCAAGCGTGGAAACCTCTAACGGCATGATGATCTCCGAGGTCCTTATCCCTCGCCTATTCAAAATTGCGCACGAGTCTGGAGAGGTGGCAGTGGCTGCGGGCTCCGGATCCTTGGAAATGAAGCCTTCCAGCTCCCCGATCCTTCTGGAGATGATGGAGGTGGCGAACGGCACGCGCTGCGCGGAGCAGATCCTCAGCTACGGAGAGGTCGAGAAGGTGCTGATCGGTGGAGTGCTGACCATGCTCACGCTCATCACCATCTGCGGGAACTTGCTTGTGGTCATCTCTGTGTGTTTCGTGAAAAAGCTACGGCAGCCCTCCAACTATCTCATCGTGTCCCTCGCGCTCGCGGACCTCTCCGTTGCGCTCGCGGTGATGCCGTTCGTCAGCATCACGGACCTGATCGGTGGCCGCTGGATTTTTGGCAAGTTCTTCTGTAACGTGTTTATAGCCATGGATGTGATGTGCTGCACCGCGTCCATCATGACCCTCTGCGTTATTAGCATCGACCG GTACCTTGGCATCACCAGACCCCTAACTTACCCAGTGAGGCAGAATGGCTGGTGTATGGCCAAAATGGTGCTCTCTGTATGGCTGCTTTCTGCGTCAATCACTTTGCCGCCACTGTTTGGCTGGGCACAGAACGTGAACGATGACCGTGTGTGTCTGATCAGCCAGGACTTTGGCTACACTATTTACTCTACAGCTGTTGCGTTTTACATCCCCATGACTGTCATGCTGGTCATGTATTACCGCATCTACCGTGCTGCCAAGCTCAGTGCTGCCAAACACACCATCACCGGCTTCCCTCGTGCAGgacaggaggaggaagaggaggatgaggCAGAAGGGGCTGATGGGGCAGAAGAACATGTGGAAGTGGATTGCGTAACTGTCGCGATCAAGCTGCAGAGGGAAGTGGAAGAGTGTGCGCGTCTGCCTCGACTCCTGCGAGGAGTGGGCAGGAGGAGCTCGGACCGCAGGAGCATCTCCATATTCAAGCGGGAACAGAAGGCGGCGGCCACGCTCGGCATTGTGGTAGGAGCGTTCACCGTCTGCTGGCTTCCCTTCTTTCTCCTCTCCACGGCCCGGCCCTTCATCTGCGGGACAGAGTGTAGCTGCATCCCGCTGTGGGTGGAGAGAACGCTGTTGTGGCTGGGCTACGCCAACTCACTCATCAACCCCTTTATCTACGCTTTCTTCAACCGTGACTTGCGTACCACCTACCGAAGCCTGCTCAGCTGCCGTTACCGCAATATTAACCGCAGACTGTCAGCCGCCGGCATGCATGAGGCCCTACGACTGGTGGAAAGACCGGAGGTGGTTGTCTCTGGGTGA
- the zgc:65997 gene encoding C-signal: MAAVALVQGASRGLGFEFCRYLLLNKSPTAVIATCRNPDAAQHLAALSAQHADRLTVLKLDVCREDDIKRAAESVSDAFGKVDLIINSSAMLHPSGKGETSLREVSAQGVISTLTTNTVGPLVMAKYFAPLLQKGTGAFGQQSPKKEKQHSGIIVNMTARVGSIGDNALGGWYSYRMSKAALNMATRNLSIELGRGRSKIVCVSLHPGTVNTDLSRAYHRNVPKDKLFSTEYSVQCLMNIIDTLNIDKTGKAYAWDSTEIPW; this comes from the exons ATGGCTGCTGTGGCGTTGGTGCAGGGCGCGAGTAGAGGTCTGGGCTTTGAGTTCTGCAGATATCTACTCTTAAACAAATCTCCAACAGCCGTGATCGCCACATGCAGAAACCCGGACGCCGCACAACATCTGGCAGCCCTGAGCGCGCAGCACGCGGACAGACTGACTGTCCTGAAACTGGACGTCTGCAGGGAAGATGACATTAAGAGGGCAGCAGAAAGTGTCAGCGATGCCTTTGGGAAAGTGGATTTGATCATTAATTCTTCAGCTATGCTTCATCCGTCTGGTAAAGGAGAAACAAGTTTACGAGAAGTGTCCGCTCAG GGAGTAATTTCCACTTTGACCACTAATACAGTGGGTCCACTGGTGATGGCCAAGTATTTTGCCCCCCTGCTTCAGAAGGGAACAGGGGCGTTTGGCCAACAGTCCccaaagaaagagaaacagcACAGTGGCATCATTGTGAACATGACTGCTAGAGTGGGATCTATAGGAGACAATG ctCTTGGAGGCTGGTACAGCTATAGGATGTCTAAAGCTGCCTTAAACATGGCCACCAGAAACCTGTCCATTGAGCTGGGACGAGGGCGCTCTAAAATTGTGTGTGTATCCCTGCATCCTGGAACTGTGAATACAGATTTGTCTCGGGCCTACCATCGCAACGTACCCAAGGACAAGCTGTTCAGCACAGAGTACTCAGTCCAATGCCTTATGAACATTATAGATACTCTAAATATAGACAAAACTGGTAAAGCCTATGCATGGGACAGTACTGAAATACCTTGGTAa
- the htr7a gene encoding 5-hydroxytryptamine receptor 7 isoform X2 produces the protein MISEVLIPRLFKIAHESGEVAPSSSPILLEMMEVANGTRCAEQILSYGEVEKVLIGGVLTMLTLITICGNLLVVISVCFVKKLRQPSNYLIVSLALADLSVALAVMPFVSITDLIGGRWIFGKFFCNVFIAMDVMCCTASIMTLCVISIDRYLGITRPLTYPVRQNGWCMAKMVLSVWLLSASITLPPLFGWAQNVNDDRVCLISQDFGYTIYSTAVAFYIPMTVMLVMYYRIYRAAKLSAAKHTITGFPRAGQEEEEEDEAEGADGAEEHVEVDCVTVAIKLQREVEECARLPRLLRGVGRRSSDRRSISIFKREQKAAATLGIVVGAFTVCWLPFFLLSTARPFICGTECSCIPLWVERTLLWLGYANSLINPFIYAFFNRDLRTTYRSLLSCRYRNINRRLSAAGMHEALRLVERPEVVVSG, from the exons ATGATCTCCGAGGTCCTTATCCCTCGCCTATTCAAAATTGCGCACGAGTCTGGAGAGGTGGCA CCTTCCAGCTCCCCGATCCTTCTGGAGATGATGGAGGTGGCGAACGGCACGCGCTGCGCGGAGCAGATCCTCAGCTACGGAGAGGTCGAGAAGGTGCTGATCGGTGGAGTGCTGACCATGCTCACGCTCATCACCATCTGCGGGAACTTGCTTGTGGTCATCTCTGTGTGTTTCGTGAAAAAGCTACGGCAGCCCTCCAACTATCTCATCGTGTCCCTCGCGCTCGCGGACCTCTCCGTTGCGCTCGCGGTGATGCCGTTCGTCAGCATCACGGACCTGATCGGTGGCCGCTGGATTTTTGGCAAGTTCTTCTGTAACGTGTTTATAGCCATGGATGTGATGTGCTGCACCGCGTCCATCATGACCCTCTGCGTTATTAGCATCGACCG GTACCTTGGCATCACCAGACCCCTAACTTACCCAGTGAGGCAGAATGGCTGGTGTATGGCCAAAATGGTGCTCTCTGTATGGCTGCTTTCTGCGTCAATCACTTTGCCGCCACTGTTTGGCTGGGCACAGAACGTGAACGATGACCGTGTGTGTCTGATCAGCCAGGACTTTGGCTACACTATTTACTCTACAGCTGTTGCGTTTTACATCCCCATGACTGTCATGCTGGTCATGTATTACCGCATCTACCGTGCTGCCAAGCTCAGTGCTGCCAAACACACCATCACCGGCTTCCCTCGTGCAGgacaggaggaggaagaggaggatgaggCAGAAGGGGCTGATGGGGCAGAAGAACATGTGGAAGTGGATTGCGTAACTGTCGCGATCAAGCTGCAGAGGGAAGTGGAAGAGTGTGCGCGTCTGCCTCGACTCCTGCGAGGAGTGGGCAGGAGGAGCTCGGACCGCAGGAGCATCTCCATATTCAAGCGGGAACAGAAGGCGGCGGCCACGCTCGGCATTGTGGTAGGAGCGTTCACCGTCTGCTGGCTTCCCTTCTTTCTCCTCTCCACGGCCCGGCCCTTCATCTGCGGGACAGAGTGTAGCTGCATCCCGCTGTGGGTGGAGAGAACGCTGTTGTGGCTGGGCTACGCCAACTCACTCATCAACCCCTTTATCTACGCTTTCTTCAACCGTGACTTGCGTACCACCTACCGAAGCCTGCTCAGCTGCCGTTACCGCAATATTAACCGCAGACTGTCAGCCGCCGGCATGCATGAGGCCCTACGACTGGTGGAAAGACCGGAGGTGGTTGTCTCTGGGTGA